A stretch of Halichondria panicea chromosome 1, odHalPani1.1, whole genome shotgun sequence DNA encodes these proteins:
- the LOC135336852 gene encoding coiled-coil domain-containing protein 136-like, whose translation MSQHKELVQHVESKPLEVNEYHFSEDEARKKAKVAPPDPPTSRAELTEKNKLWKREKASLVEKLETSVIEARIYKEDLENLKGKCQRMENDLFGTIANGSIQTKDQLKKKFYEVEELYDQQAKDRKKMNALEFQCKEAERMIKNLRENVDTLMQEAEDTKTRRREEYKALKIENLKLKHSLEELERATSQKTEELENFSLNLKENGSRVHETEVKQNCVDNVIENAQLQLATDTQPFSIKTE comes from the exons atgTCACAACACAAAGAACTAGTGCAGCACGTGGAATCAAAG CCTCTCGAGGTCAACGAATATCATTTCAGTGAGGATGAGGCTAGAAAGAAGGCAAAAGTCGCTCCACCTGATCCACCAACAAGCCGTGCTGAGCTTACTGAAAAAAACAAGTTATGGAAGCGAGAGAAAGCATCTCTCGTCGAAAAACTTGAAACGTCAGTTATTGAG GCTCGTATCTACAAAGAAGACTTGGAGAATTTAAAGGGAAAATGTCAGCGAATGGAAAATGATCTTTTCGGTACAATTGCCAATGGCTCGATTCAAACAAAGGATCAACTGAAAAAGAAATTTTACGAGGTTGAAGAACTGTACGATCAGCAAGCCAAGGATAGGAAGAAGATGAACGCTCTGGAGTTTCAGTGCAAGGAAGCTGAAAGAATGATAAAAAACCTTCGTGAGAATGTGGACACACTAATGCAGGAAGCCGAAGACACTAAAACGAGAAGGAGGGAAGAATACAAA GCACTCAAGATTGAGAATCTAAAACTGAAACATTCACTTGAAGAATTGGAAAGAGCAACTTCTCAAAAGACAGAAGAATTGGAAAATTTTTCGCTTAACTTAAAAGAAAATGGAAGCCGTGTGCATGAAACAGAAGTTAAACAAAACTGTGTGGACAATGTGATTGAAAATGCTCAACTGCAACTTGCTACAGATACACAGCCGTTCTCGATCAAGACCGAATAA
- the LOC135335720 gene encoding centrosome-associated protein CEP250-like, whose amino-acid sequence MEGSIQKDYPPSPNRDQCVDLEERLGRKTQELEELEHRMELLMADNEAFKQERVVLKQEILQLHDEMELARTQANLFKQDFLQERRDREIAHNLKEEIRLTCDQRVHAIDIECNELTRRNEILVRELTELIKTLDQKKEDLEAIKTESEATPEQNGVSEDRLKELTQQLEEAQAEVTNTKKGLSDIENDNSFLRGEVIQYQQRAAEAKERAEFEREKSHQILRDRKQRASEEIVRFRQQISEAEKTARVSEEKRKKTTDLLNSCRRELESVRVHGNEWRGELDRAKETIGECRKQNATLIGTQKKLVEKNKALAESNIELKKTLRQLQQKLQVGHTQHSSLSLVQQFSASKDLQTGGQKRVSFKDSHYPDTRQEILTSRTVTRQADTKPVSMYRGAHIASHSNHGQSDVKYPLQDIHSSYTKQPEETLEVSQSLSIESSFNPQVTGVCHSSGHESFFVQPQSHTTFNHNPHSPQFQNTTNPAGYYKSPQQTNHPQHETEQATSISYAQVYVPDIEAHLYVNLLEDDTSGNKTPPGPVQNAMESKQHLCVHVPNPDKRELVIENEASICDGCSERDITLEEDDTEDTHYMNLPHKDDGGQYMNLPPKP is encoded by the exons ATGGAGGGAAGCATTCAAAAGGACTATCCACCGTCTCCTAACAGAGACCAGTGTGTTGATCTTGAAGAGAGACTCGGGAGGAAGACACAAGAACTCGAAGAGCTGGAGCACCGTATGGAGTTACTGATGGCTGACAATGAGGCCTTCAAACAAGAGAGGGTGGTCTTGAAACAAGAGATATTGCAGCTGCATGATGAGATGGAGTTGGCTCGTACACAG GCCAACCTTTTTAAGCAAGATTTCTTACAAGagaggagggacagagaaatcGCTCACAATCTCAAGGAAGAGATTCGACTAACTTGTGATCAAAGAGTCCACGCAATAGATATCGAGTGCAATGAGCTGACTCGAAGAAACGAGATCCTTGTCAGAGAGCTAACAGAACTGATAAAAACATTGGATCAGAAGAAGGAAGATTTGGAGGCTATAAAGACAGAGAGTGAAGCCACACCGGAACAAAATGGAGTATCGGAGGATAGACTAAAAGAGCTTACTCAGCAGCTAGAAGAGGCCCAAGCAGAGGTCACAAACACCAAAAAAGGATTATCGGATATTGAAAACGATAACAGCTTTCTGAGAGGAGAAGTCATACAGTATCAACAACGAGCAGCTGAAGCAAAAGAGAGGGCGGAATTTGAACGAGAGAAATCTCATCAAATTTTAAGGGACAGAAAACAACGTGCAAGTGAAGAAATTGTAAGATTCCGTCAACAAATATCAGAAGCTGAGAAAACTGCTCGTGTTTCTgaagagaaaagaaaaaagacCACTGATCTACTGAATAGCTGTCGCCGTGAGCTAGAGAGTGTGAGAGTGCATGGCAATGAGTGGAGGGGAGAGTTGGACAGAGCGAAAGAGACGATTGGAGAGTGCAGGAAACAGAATGCCACTCTTATTGGTACTCAAAAAAAGCTAGTGGAAAAGAACAAA GCACTCGCAGAGTCCAACATTGAGCTAAAGAAAACACTGCGTCAACTCCAGCAGAAACTCCAAGTTGGACACACCCAACACAGCTCTCTCTCACTCGTACAGCAATTCAGTGCTTCTAAAGACCTCCAAACTGGCGGACAAAAAAGGGTCTCTTTCAAAGACAGTCACTATCCGGATACCCGACAAGAAATATTAACTTCGAGAACAGTTACGAGACAAGCCGACACAAAACCTGTCTCAATGTACCGCGGTGCACACATCGCTAGTCACAGTAACCATGGACAATCTGACGTTAAGTATCCACTTCAAGATATACACTCTTCCTATACGAAGCAACCAGAAGAAACTTTAGAAGTGTCACAATCATTGAGCATCGAATCGTCCTTTAATCCACAGGTCACAGGTGTTTGTCATTCAAGTGGCCACGAATCCTTTTTTGTTCAGCCACAATCACATACCACATTCAATCACAATCCCCACAGCCCACAATTTCAAAATACAACAAACCCAGCAGGATACTACAAAAGTCCACAGCAAACTAATCACCCTCAACATGAAACTGAACAAGCTACATCTATTTCATACGCACAAGTATATGTCCCCGATATTGAAGCACACCTGTACGTGAACCTGCTTGAAGATGATACTTCGGGAAACAAAACACCACCTGGTCCAGTACAGAATGCAATGGAGTCAAAACAACACCTGTGTGTTCATGTACCGAATCCTGATAAACGTGAACTGGTAATTGAAAACGAAGCCTCGATATGTGATGGTTGCAGTGAACGAGACATTACTTTAGAGGAAGACGATACTGAGGACACTCATTATATGAACCTGCCCCATAAAGACGATGGCGGACAGTACATGAACCTACCACCAAAACCGTAG